A DNA window from Rhizobium acidisoli contains the following coding sequences:
- a CDS encoding ABC transporter ATP-binding protein: MSLLSIRNLDVRHGLLQAVRGVSFDIAKGEVLALVGANGAGKTTLLRSIAGAHLPSSGQILLNDEDLAAIPSHKRIAKGIALVPEGRRLFSQMTVEENLLLGKSCGRKGEWSIDRVLDAFPNLKPRRHAKTGHLSGGEQQATAIGRALMSNPDILLLDEVSLGLSPLVVDRVYAQLQALLTSGKTIVLVEQDLARAMSVASRVICMLEGRIVLDRPATAVTREHVTQAYFGLHRAAGERSAS; the protein is encoded by the coding sequence ATGAGCCTACTTTCCATCCGCAATCTCGACGTCCGCCATGGCCTGCTGCAGGCGGTGCGCGGGGTGAGCTTCGATATCGCCAAGGGCGAGGTGCTGGCGCTGGTCGGGGCCAACGGCGCGGGCAAGACGACGCTGCTCAGATCGATCGCCGGCGCCCACCTCCCATCCTCCGGGCAGATCCTTCTCAACGATGAAGACCTGGCCGCCATCCCCTCCCACAAGCGGATCGCCAAGGGCATCGCTTTGGTGCCGGAAGGCCGGCGGCTGTTTTCGCAGATGACGGTCGAAGAGAACCTGCTTCTCGGAAAGAGCTGCGGCCGCAAGGGCGAGTGGAGCATCGATCGCGTCCTCGACGCCTTTCCCAACCTGAAACCCCGCCGCCACGCCAAGACAGGCCACCTCTCCGGCGGCGAACAGCAGGCGACCGCGATCGGCCGGGCGCTGATGAGCAACCCGGATATTCTTCTGCTGGATGAAGTCTCGCTCGGCCTTTCGCCTTTGGTCGTCGATCGCGTCTATGCCCAGCTGCAGGCATTGCTGACCTCGGGAAAGACGATCGTGCTGGTCGAGCAGGACCTTGCCCGCGCCATGAGCGTCGCAAGCCGGGTCATCTGCATGCTGGAGGGACGCATCGTCCTCGACAGGCCGGCCACCGCCGTCACCCGCGAGCACGTCACCCAGGCCTATTTCGGATTGCACCGGGCAGCCGGCGAAAGGAGCGCATCATGA
- a CDS encoding ABC transporter ATP-binding protein: protein MQQIAQNRPGGAFLSAKGIHKQFGALVVLENLDFSMGDGDAVGIVGPNGAGKTTLLSVLAGAFPPSAGTITFDGADVTGRTAAERCRSGLVRTHQVPKPFSGMTTFENVFVAASYGHAASRDEAYERVVDSLSLCGMLGVANRPADTLGLLDRKRLELARALATQPRLLLLDEIGGGLTDGEASELVETILELRRRGIGIVWIEHIVHILLQVAERLICMDAGRIIADGEPKAVMSNAEVVKAYLGGTPA, encoded by the coding sequence GTGCAGCAGATAGCTCAAAATCGGCCGGGAGGAGCCTTTCTCTCGGCCAAAGGGATCCACAAGCAGTTCGGCGCGCTCGTCGTCCTGGAGAACCTGGATTTTTCCATGGGCGATGGCGATGCCGTCGGCATTGTCGGGCCGAACGGCGCGGGCAAGACGACGCTGCTCTCCGTGCTCGCCGGCGCCTTCCCGCCGAGTGCTGGAACCATCACTTTCGACGGCGCCGATGTCACGGGCCGGACGGCGGCGGAACGCTGCCGTTCCGGGCTGGTGCGGACCCATCAGGTGCCCAAACCCTTCAGCGGCATGACGACCTTCGAAAATGTCTTCGTCGCCGCATCGTACGGCCATGCCGCAAGCCGCGACGAAGCCTATGAGCGTGTGGTGGATTCGCTTTCGCTCTGCGGCATGCTTGGAGTGGCCAACCGCCCGGCCGACACGCTCGGCCTTCTCGATCGCAAACGCCTGGAGCTTGCCCGCGCACTCGCCACGCAGCCGCGGCTGCTGCTGCTCGATGAGATCGGCGGCGGCCTGACGGATGGCGAAGCGAGCGAACTCGTGGAAACCATTCTCGAACTGCGCCGCCGCGGCATCGGCATCGTTTGGATCGAGCATATCGTCCATATCCTGCTGCAGGTGGCGGAACGGCTGATCTGCATGGATGCCGGCCGGATCATCGCCGACGGCGAGCCGAAAGCGGTCATGAGCAACGCCGAAGTCGTCAAAGCCTATCTCGGAGGGACGCCGGCATGA